Part of the bacterium genome, ACGCGCAAACGCAAGCCGCAACCGCGTACTTAAATATTTTCATAAAAATCAAGCCGCAACCCGCCCGGGCGGGTCGCGGCTTTTTGGGCGCTACAGGACTCGAACCTGTGACTTCTGCTCTGTGAAAGCAGCGCTCTACCAACTGAGCTAAGCGCCCGCGCCGGCGTCCTTTACCTCCTTCGCCTTTTATTATACTCCCCGCCGGAGCGGGTGTCAACCGCGTTCGCGGCCCGGGGCGCTACAGGAGCTCGCCGGCGTCGAGGACGTAGGCCCCGACCGGCTCGTCGCGGCCTACGTGGGAGGCGACGACCTCGCGCGCCCGCGCCGGCGTCACGTCGGCGTATATTACCTCTTCCTTTTCCGGCGACGTTATATAGACCAGCGGCTCGCGTTCGCACAGGCCGCGGCAGCCGCACTGCGACACGATAACGTCCGTTATGCCCTGCTCGTCGAGCTCGTCTATTATCGCGGCCAGGACCTCCCGGGCGCCGGCGGCGATGCCGCACGTCCCCATCCCCACGACTATGGTGTAGCGCGCGCCCCCTTCGGCCAATTCGTCGGGGGCGGTCTTCTCGACGATCTTGCGCAGGTCTTCGAGCTTCATATTTTTCCCTCCGCCTCGAGGCGCGGCGCTTCCGGGCCCGCTCCGGCGGCCGCCAGCCGCTCCTCGTTTTCGGAGATGTACTTGCGGAGCGCCTTGGCCAGCCGGGGCGTACCCAGCCGGCGGCGCCGGAGTTTGGCCTTGAGGTCCTCCGTGCTGAGCTCGAACCGGGCGCCGTCGAGCTCGTGGCGATAGTCGAACTCGACCCGCGGGTTCGTCACGATGAGCGTCCATATCGTCGTCGCGACGTCGCCCAGCGGCGGCCTGTCGATGCTGTCGAGTCGGTACCGCGCTTCCACCGTCGTTCCCTCGCCGGGCGCCGACGTGACGGCCAGGCCGCCGCCGGCCTGTTCCGCGGTTTGTTTTAACAGCGGTAACCCGAACCCCACGGCGCGCGTGGTGCGGGTGGTGAAGAAGGGGTCGTGGACGCGCGAAAGCTGCGCTTCGGTCATCCCGGAGCCGTTATCGCGGATGACGAAGAGGAGCACGTTTTCCCGCGTATTTTCGACTACCTCGACCCTCACCTTCGTCGCGCCGGCGCGGATGGAGTTCTGAGTTATGTCGAGAATATGCAGGGAAATGTCTTCCACGTTGCCACCGTTCTTATGTGCCGTAGCCGGCGATGCGGCGGCCGCCTTCGCCGGCGAGGGCCATCTTAATTTCGGCGAACGTCGGCGCGGCGAGTTCGAATATCGTGAAGCCGGCGCCTACCTCTTGGGGGCGGTGGGCGTCGGAGGAACGGATTATGGGGTACCCGCAGTCGGCGTAATCTTCCGCGTCGGCGAAGGGCGATATCTCGACGGCGTCGAAGAGGTCGGCCGGGACGAAACCCAATTGGCTGGTGCAGCTGAAGGCCGGCCGGTCGACGTGGCTGGCGACGGCCAGGCCGCCGTAGCGGTGGATGTATTCCACCGTCGCGTTGAGGTCCATGTCGGTGGCGCCGATAAGCAGCCGCCTGTTAATGCCGAGTATGTTTTCGTTCTCGTCGACGACGACCTGGTAGCCGAAGCGCTCCGGGTCGTTCTCGCCCTCCTGTAGTCGTTGGTATACTTTACCCTGCATCTCCCCCGCGTCGGCCAGGTCGCCGAAGAGCGCGACGACGTGGACTTCCTCGGCGGTGGTGACCTCCATCCCGGGCATGACGGCGACGCCGGACTTCTCGCCCAGCCGGACCGTCGGGAGGGCGTTTTCGGAAGCGTTATGGTCGGTGAGGCCGATAATGGCGAGGCCGCGTTTTCGGGCCGCTTGGATTATCCGGCGGGGCGACTGGTCGAGGTCGCCGCAGGGTGAGAGGACGGTATGGATGTGAAGGTCGGCGCGGAACGTTCGCAAGCTCAGCGCTCTTTCCCCCTGATACCCATTTTGTAGAGTTCGCCCGCCAGCTCGAAACTGCTCTTGGGAGACAGCAGGACCGTTACGCCCTCTTCCTCGGCCTTGGCGATGGTTTCGGCGGCGGGCCGCTTTCCGTTCGCGACTACGACGCCGGCCAGGTCGTTCAACGAGCACACCGCTACGATATTGGTGTGGGTTTGGATGGTAACCCAAAGCGCGCCCTCGCCCGCGTTCGCCATTACGTCGGAAAGCAGGTCCGAGGCGTACCCGGCGGTGACCTCCCGGCTCAGGCCTCCCGCGCCCGCGGTTACCTCGAGCCCGAGTTTGCCAGCGATCTTCTTCAGTTCCATCGTCGACCTTACTTTCTTTGGTTTTTGAGGGTAGGCGGTAGTTGCTCCGAAAGCGTGCCCATTTGTTTAGCCAATTCCTGAATTCGTTCCCGGAGTTTAAACGTGCAATCGGTGATGTGCGCTCTTTCGAGGACGACGTCTTCCGCGAAGGCCCGGCAGGTAGGCGCCCCGCACGAGCCGCAATCGATGCCGGGCAGCGACGCGGAGACCGCCTCCAACTTTTTCATCAAAGCGATGGTCTCCGTAATGTCGGTCCCGAGCGTAAGGGTGGGCCGCGGCCCCGGCGTCATTCTGAGGTTGAACTCCCCGTCCTCGATCAGTCCCGTAATCTCTTGGAACGTCAGGTCCGGCGGCCGGTTCTCCTCGATGCCGAACTTCTCGCTCCGCGTCGCCCGCAACTCGTCGATGCGGTTTTTGGCCACGAACGGGTCTTCTACCGTAAGCGGCCCGCCGACGCAGCCGCTGGTGCACGCGCGGAGCTCCAGGTAGTCGTAGCCGTGATGGTATTCGTCGCTCTCGATAAGTTCCAGTACGCGGACGACGTTGGCGATGCCGTCCACCGCCAGGCGGCGGCCTTTGCCGATGAGCGTGTTTTCGCCGCCCGCGGCCCCCCACCCCAGCGCGAGCCCCGACGCGCGGGCGATGCCCGGGACGACCACCACCTTCTCCAGGTTGCTCATTATGCGGTTGTAGACGTCGGAGATGGCGATCGCGCCGTCGAGCGCGGTACGGGGGGTGGCCAGCGGTTGTTTGATGGCGGTGACTTTGGCCGAGCAAGGGGTTATGAAGAAGACGCCTATTTCTTCCGGCGGTATGCCCAGCTCGCGGCTGCGGCTCGCCTTGACCACCCGCGCCGCCGCGTCCATCGGCGCCTCTATCGGGATAATGTGGTTTAAGAGCGACGGGAACCGCACCTGAATCAAGCGTACTACGGCCGGGCACAACGAGGAGATAACGGGCTTTAAGTGTTCTTCATTCTCCAGGAATCTACGGGTGGCCAGCGTGACGATTTCGCCCCCCAGCGCGCCCTCGTAGACTTCGTCGAACCCCAAGTATATAAGGCCCGATAGGATTTTGTCCGGCGGTATCGACGTTTTGAATTGGCCGGCGAAGGCCGACGCCGGTACCGCTACCTTATGCTTGAAACGATGGATGGCTTCGAGCGGGTCCGTCCGGGCGTATTTGGCGTCCGTGGGACAAACCCTTATACACGCGCCGCAATCGATGCAGCGCACCGGATTTATCTCCGCCTTCCCGGAGCGGACCCTGATGGCCTCGGTCGGACACTCCCGCACGCAATGCGTACAGGCGATGCACCGGTCCTCGGCCAACCGTACCGAGTGGTAATATTCTTTTTCTACCTTTTTCTGCTTTTCGGCCATGGAGCTAAACCTGCGCCGCCTATATTAACCAATCGTAAATCACGTATCTTTTTAAATTATAAAATGCCTTCTAATGAAGGGCAAGCGGTTTTTGGAAATACCGCCTCGAGCGACGGGTTAAGGCCGGGGCCGGCGCGCCCCGAACGGTAGTCCCAGCAACGTACGTACGTACGCCGCCGCGGCCCAGCACCCGACGCGCAGCGGATGGTCCATTATGGCCGTGCGGGCGGTGCACACCATCCAACATTGCGCCGGGCACGCCCGGCCGGTCGTCGCCAGCAGCGCCCGGCGCGCGTCGCCTTCCCAGATTTCGTCGAAGCTTTCGCGGTAGAGGTTGCCTACTTTCTCGGCGCGCACGTTGCACAGGTAGACGTCCGCCGCGGGGTCGAGATAGAAGAACCTTTCGCCCGCGCGGCACGGTATGGGCCGGCGGCGGCGGACCACTATGTCCCGCAGACCCGCGGCGAAGTAGGCCCGCGCGGCGCCGCCCGGCGTGAACCGGCGGAGGTAGTACCGCGTCGCGGCGTCGACCGCCCGCAGCGCCGCCTCCCGCCCCGGGACGGCGCCCTCCCGCGGCTTGAAGTAATGCTCGGAGGTGTGGGTGAGGGCAAGGCTCAACGGCAAGCGGTATTCCGCCGCCAGCTTCGCGACGCCGTCGAACTCGTCCGCGTTGGCCGCCGATATCGTGAACGCGAGGTGGAGGTCGGGGCCCAACAGCGGCGCCAGCCGGCCGACGGTCTCGAGCGCTTTCTTGAACGAGCCGGGGGCCTGGCGTACTTGGTCGTGGGTGGCTTCCAGGCCGTCGAGCGAGACGGCGACGTGAAGGCCGGGTACGTCGCCCGACAACCGGCGCACGACTTCCTCGGCCCGCTCGGGCAGCGTGCCGTTGGTAGAGATGGTTATCCGAGCCCCGGTCGCGTCGTAGATGGCGCGGACGCGCGGCACGAGGTCCGCCACCAGCAGCGGCTCGCCGCCGGTAACGTTTACGAATTTGAGCGGCGCCGGCAGCTTCCGCAGCGTCTCGGGCGTCAACCGCTCGTCGGTCTCGCGCTCGGCCAGGTCGCACGTAAGGCAGCGGAGGTTGCAGCGGTAGGTCAACGCGACTACGGCGTCGGCCGGCCCTTTATGCGTCGTCGGCGACATCGGCTTTATTTCCCAAAAGTAACTTCTTAAACAGCGCGTCGTATCCGTCGAGCATACGGCGCAGGCTGTATCGCCGCGCTACCGCGGCTCGAGCCAACGCGCCCATCTCCAGCCTTTTGGCCGGTTGCCCGGCCAACCCGGTTAGGGCGCGCGCCAGCTCGCCGCTCGAGCCCGGCGTAAAGGTTACGCCGGCGCCCCCCGACAATATCGCCGGGACGTCCCCGACGGCGGCCGCGACCGCGGCCAGGCCGTAGGCCATACCCTCCAGCAGCGCCAGCGGCGCCGACTCCCGGCGCGACGGCAGCACGAAGATGTCCGCGGCGCGGTAGACGGGCGAGACGTCGTCCAGCTCGCCCAGAAACGTGAACCGGCCGCCCAATTTGGCGCGGGCGAACCCCTCCAGCCGGGACCGTTCCGGGCCGTCGCCCGCGACCGCGAGGAACGGCCGGCTTTCTTCGTCGGCCTCGGCCAGCGCTTCCAAAAGGACGTCGATTCCTTTTTCGGGCGAAAGGCGGGATACGGCCGCGGCCACGGCGGCATCCGTCGGAAGGCCGAGGGCTTCGCGGGCAAGGCGGCGGTCCGCGACGGTAGCCGCCGGCGGTACGGCGACGCCGTTGGCGATGACGCGGGCCGAACCTATCCCCGCCTCCCGAAGCAGCGCGAGCTGCGAGTCCGCCACCGCCACCACCGCGCCGGCGCGCCCCAGCGCCCGGAGCCACCCGTCGGGCGGTTTTTCCTGGAGGTGGTAGAGAACGACGTACGGCGGCAGCACCCGGCTGAACGCCGGTAAGAGCCGGAGCACGTCGTTGTGGTCGAGCGCGGCCAACAGGTGACAGCCGCGCAGCCCGCCGATTACGCCGGGCCATCGCGCCGGCCTCTTCGCGACGTTAACGTCGACGTCGAAGCCGTCGTCGTGAAGCTCGTTTCCCACGGCGCCGGCTCCGCGTAGAATGAAGAAAGAGAACCGGTAACCCCGTTCGCGCAGGCCGCGCGCCAGCGTCGCGAGCTGGCGCTCCGCGCCGCCCACGGCCAGCGTCGACGCTAACGCGCCGATTTTAATCTCTTGCGAGCTCGTCATAGAGTTCGGCTATCTCGGCGTCGCGGGCCGCGGGGGACAGCTCGCGCTCGGCGAAGCGCCTGGCCCCGGCCGACAGCGCGCGCCAGCGCGCGGCGTCGGTTAGGAGTTCGGCCACGGCGTCGGCGAACTCCCGAGCGCCTTCGGCCACGACGATTTCGGCGCCGTCTCGAGCCGGGATACCCTCGGCCCCCACCGGCGTCGTCACCACCGGGAGGCCGTACGCCAGCGCGGTCAGGATTTTAATTTTAATACCTGAGCCTACCCACAACGGCACGACCGCCACGGAGGCGCGGGCGAGGTCCTCGGCCAGGTCCGCGGCGGTCGGTTTAAACGTTGCCGACGGTTCCCGCGCCATAAGGCGCCGCAGGCCGCGGGGCGGCCGCTCGCCGCGGACCGTGAACGTCGCCTCCGGGACCGCGGCCTTCACCCGGGGGTAGATGTCCTTTAAAAATACCTCCAGGCCCTGCCGGTTCGCCGGCCTCGTCGTACCGCCGAAGTATATCAGCGCGGCGTTATTTTGGCCTTGGCACAATTCGTCCGCCGGCGGGAGGTCGACGACCGGGAAGACGACGCGCGGCGGCCTTCGCGTATACGGCGCCACGAGCGCGGCGTCCGCCGGGCTTAAGCACAGGACGTCGTCGAACTTGCGGCACGCGGCCTGCTCGTAACCCCGCCGCCGTAAGTATTTCAAAAAGAGGGGGAATTTCTTAAACGGGTTTTTGACGGTGGCGAGGAGGCGGCGGTTGGCGTTGAACTCCGCGTCGTGCTTGAGGAGGGCTTTCCTCACGCCTCGCGTCGCGCCGGCCGTCGGGTAGAGGAACCAGTATTCGCACTGCAGGAGGTCCGCGCCGGCGGCGGCCTCTTTGACGGCGCGGCGGAAGGCCGGCGGGTTGAAATACCACAGGTCGCGCGGCGACGCGCTGAGCCAGGAGGCGGCGGTGTAAAATAATTTATAGAAGGCCCGGGCGAACGAGTTCTTCTTGTTGGGCATCATCACCGGGACCAGCCTGACGCCGACGCGCTCGAACGCCGCGGCGTAGTCGCGCTGGCCGTCGGAGACGATAAGCGAGACGAGCGTCACGTCGTGCCGCGACGCCAACGCGCGCAGCAGGTTGAACGTCACGACGTCGGTGCCGGTGACGGCGGGATACGGTAGGCGATGTTTAGCTACGACCAAACGCGCCATGAAGCGTCATCCCGTGAAGAGCTCGATAAACGCCGCCGCCTCTTTGCCGTAAGGGCCGGTGGGGTCGGCGGCGAAGGCCTCGGCCCAGAGCCTCAAAGCCTCGTCGAGGTCCCCCTCGTTTTTGGCCACAAGGCCGAGGATTAGTTTACAACGGGGCGTTTGGTCCGGCAAGGAGGAGTCGCCGCGGTAAAGGTCGCACGCCAGCCGGAGGTCTTCGCGCGCACTCGCGGCGCTCCACAATACGAAGCCCGTCTCGAAGGCCGAGGCCCCTCGCCAAACGTGCGGCAGCGGGTCCTCCTGGTGGCGCTGTACGTACGAGTTGAGGGCGGCGAAGCCTTTTCGCATTTCCAGGAATCGACTCGCGGTGAATGCCATTTCGTGACTTTTGAGGACGCGCAGGCGCCCCAGCGCAGCGCCGGCTAACGGCGCATCCGGCGCGGCCGAGACGAGCTCCAACGCCTCGTCCACCGCCGTTTCCCCCGCCTCCGCGAGGGCTACGACGGCCGCGACCTCGGCGTACGTCGACGGCGGTTCGGCGGCGGAGGCCGCGAGCGGGATTACGAACGACGCGATTACTAATGGCTTACTCATTCAGAAGGCCCGGTGCGCCGTCGCGTAGAACGCGGGTCTATCGTAGAGGTTGAGCTCCGCCCGCCAGTCGAAGAAAAAAGGCTTACGCATATGGACGCGTATCGCCGGGCCGAAGGCGTAGGAGAGCCCCGCCAGCGCGAACGGCTGGCCCGGGTCCCAGGTGCGGCCGGCGTCGACGAACGCTACGCCCTCGAACCACGCGTCGAATATGGGCGAGCGGAAGAGCCGCCGACGAATCTCGCCCGTAACGAGCAAGGCCCGCGTCCCTACGGTAAGGTTAGACCGCGGATTGCGTAGGCCGTCGGAGCCGCGGATGGAAATGCGGCGGATGTACGGCGTCGTATCGGACATCGCCCCGCCTTTAACGCGCGTCGCCCACACGAACTCCCGCCACGGGAATACGTACCCGCGTACGTCGCCCTCGACGCCCGCGTAGTCGTAGTCGCCGACGGTAGGCGACGATAACTCGCTTACGATTTTGGCGTAGACGCCCTCTGTCGGGTAAACGTCGTCGTCGCGGCCGTCCCACTCGGTAAAGGGCCGCGCCGCGAAAAGCGCGGCCTCCGGCTCGACGCCGAACCTTCCCCACGGGTCTTCCTTGAAACGGCCGTCGTAATAATTAAGATATTCACCGAGGAAACCCAAGCCCGCCTCAAAACGGTGCGTTATTTCGTAGCCGATTAAACCTTCGCCCCCGGCCTCCTCGTGGGAAAACCACTCGCCGGTGAGCCCTTCGTCGCTCTCGATCTGAGTTTGACGGCCGCCTTCGTAAAAACCGGAGGCGCCCACCGCGAGCCGCGAGCCGAATATCCACGGCTGTTCGTAATACAGACGTTGCCGCTCGAGGCCGAACTCCGCGCCCAACGTAACCGCGACGCCGCCGACGTTCTCTTTGCTCAGCCGTACCTGCCGGGTGGAGGCCGAAAGGTGCCAGCTCGAGCCTTCCGCGACGTCGAGCATGACCACCGCTTCGCCCGGGTCGCTGCGGGGCAAATCGAAGACGTTCACACGGGCGAAGAACTGAGTTTTGAGCAGGTTGCGCTTCGTCCTTTCTATCTTACGGTCCAACTCGGCCTGGGTTAACGCGTCCCCCACTTTGAATTCGCAATAGTGGAGCAATATTCCCGGCTCGGTTTTCCGGTTGCCGTAGGTTCGTATCTCCGCGACCCGGACGAGGCCGTCGCCGTTGGTTTCGGCCCGCGCCGGCGAGGGATTTACGGTCGACAGTAGGGCTACGGCGCAGAAGGCGGCCGAAGCGCCGCGCCCGGGCGGGCCGCTTATCGCAAAACGGCCACGGCGCGGGCCGTGGCGGGGAGCGGGGCGAGGCCTCACGTTACGAGTTGACAATGGCGTCCGCGTTCGGCCCGATGGCTACCATCGCGGGTTCGCGCGAAAGTATCTCGCGGGCGAGGCGATGGACGTTGGCAGCGGTGACGGCGTCCACGCCCGCCAGCGTTTCCTCCAACGAGACGTGCCTCCCCATGTAGACCTCGTGCCGGACGTTGCGGCCCATACGCGCGGCCGTGGACTCCAACGACAGCATCAACGTGCCCTTCAAGTACTCGCGAGTGCGCTTCAGCTCTTCGGCGTCTATGCCTTTCGTCGCCAGCTCGCGGAGTTGTGCCAGGATGATGTCGCGCGTCTCGAGAGCGGTGGCGGGGCTGGTGCCGGCGTAGGCGACCAGCGCCCCGGTCTCGTGGAAACCCCGGCTGTAAGCGTATACCGAGTACGCCAGGCCGCGTTCCTCGCGGACTTTTTGAAACAGCCGGCTCGAGGTATTCCCTCCCAGAACGGTGGTTAACGTCGCCAAGACGTACCGGTCCGGGTGGCCGTAGGGGAGCGCCGGGACGCCGAGGCAGAAATGGGTCTGCTCGGTATCTTTGGCGTACGCGGCTCGAGGCGTCGCCGGCGAGCTCGGGCCCCGGCCGGTGCGCCCGCGCGGCCCGGGCACCGCGCCGAAGTACTCCTCCGCCCGGGCGATGAACTCGCCCGGCTCCACGAAGCCCGCGGCCGCCACTACTATGCGGTCCGCCGTAAACGTCCCGGCCCGGTACGCCGCCGCGTCTTCGGGGTTGACGGCCGCCAGCGTCTCGAGCGAGCCGAGGATGGGGAGGCCGATGGCTTGCCCGGGCAAGACCAGCCCTATGATGAGGTCGTGGATCTTTTCGTCCGGCGAGTCTTCGTATAGCCGTATTTCTTCGGCCACGACGTTTTTTTCTTTGGCGAATTCTTCCGGGGGGAAGGTCGCGTTTAGCAGGATGTCGGATAGCAGGTCGAGCGCGAGCGGCAGGTGCTCGTACAGGACGTGGGCGAAGAAGGAGACGTTCTCCTTTTCGGTGAAGGCGTCGAGGGCGCCGCCCACGCCGTCGATTTCGGCGGCGATTTGGGCCGCGGTTCGCCGCGTCGTCCCCTTGAAAAACATATGTTCTATAAGGTGCGAGATACCGTTGAGGCCGGGGGGTTCGTCCGCCACGCCGGCGCGGCACCAGACGCCCACCGCGACGGAGCGAACCGTCGGTATATGTTCGCAGATTACGCGTAGGCCGCTAGCGGCGGTCTTTTTTATGACGGTCGTCGCCTGAGGGTCGGCGGTCATCGCGCCTCCGGGGGGGCCGGCTTTCGCGGGAGGAGCGTTCGTCGCCTCCCGGTAGGCAAGCTTTCCGGCTGAGGTTTACGCGGCCCATCTCGTCGATTTGGATTACCTTGACCTCGACCTCGTCGCCGACGCGCACGGCGTCTTCCACCCGGTTCACGCGTTTGTGGTCCAGGTCCGAGATATGGATCATACCCTCCACGCCGGGGAGTATCTCCACGAACGCGCCGAACTTCATCAGGCGCGTCACCTTGCCTTTGAAGACGGCGCCTATCTCCGGGTCGGTGGCGAGGCTCTTCACCGTCTCCATCGCCCTGCGGGCCGCTTCTTCGTCCGGCGAGGCGATGGTTACCTTGCCGTCGTCCTCGATGTCTATTTCGACGCCGGTGTCCGCGATGATGCGGCGGACCATCTTGCCCCCCGGGCCTATTACGGTGCCGATCTTCTCGATGTCGATGTAGGTTATCAGTATCCGCGGGGCGTAGGGCGAGAGCTCGGGCCGCGGCTTGGCCAGTACGGCGTCCATCTGCTCGAGGATGGCGAGGCGGGTGTCGCGGGCGCGGGCCAGCGCTTCCCGCACGACTTCCAGCGGCAGGCCCCAGACCTTCATGTCGAGCTGTAACGCCGTTACGCCGTCCCTCGTGCCGGCGGCTTTGAAGTCCATGTCGCCGTAGTAGTCCTCCAACCCCTGGATGTCGGTTAGCAAGACGTAGCGGCCTTCGCCCGCGATAAGGCCTATGGAGATACCGGCCACCGCCTTTTTGAGCGGGACGCCGGCGTCCATAAGCGAGAGGCTGGCGCCGCACACCGACGCCATCGAGGAAGAGCCGTTGGACTCCAATATGTCGGAGACGACGCGAACGGTGTACGGGAACTCGTCTTCCGACGGCAGCAGGCGCCGGAGGGCGCTCTCGGCCAGCTGGCCGTGGCCTATCTCCCGTCGGCCCGTGCCGCGGATGGGGCGGACCTCACCCACCGAGAACGGCGGGAAGTTATAGTGGAACATAAAGGCTTTGGTGCGCTCCCCCAACAGGTCTTCGATGCGCTGCTCGTCGGATACGGTCCCCAGCGTCGTGGCGACGAGGGCCTGCGTCTGGCCGCGCGTGAAGATGGCGGAGCCGTGGGCCCGGGGGAGAACGGACACCTCCACGTCGATGGGGCGGAGCTCGTCGAAGGCGCGGCCGTCCTGGCGGACGCCTTCTTCGAGAACCATACGCCGGACTTCCGCTTCCTCCAGCTCCCCGAGGATTTTCTCGATGAGGACTTGCCGTGCGCCCTCTTCCTCGCCGCCGTTCGCGCCGATTAACTTGGCGTACGCCTGCTCGAGCAACGCGTTGCGGGCCAGGTGCCGGGCGCCCTTCTCTTGCGCCTCGATTAAAGGCTTCAATTGCCCCGAGAAGAAGTCTTTAACCTCTCGTTCGAAGGCCTCGTCGCGCTCCGGCGGGGGGATGGATATCTTGGGTACGTGCGCCGTGAAGTCGCGGATAGCGTCCGCCACCTTACGTGCCGCGGCGAACCCGGCGTCCACCGCCCCCAGCAGCTCGTCCTCCGCAACCTCGGCCGCGGAGCCGGCCAGCATTATTATTTTGTCGGTGGTGGCGACCACGACCAGGTTCAAAACGCTGGCCTCGGTTTCGGCGATGGTGGGGTTGACGACGTAGCGGCCGTCGACCTGGGCCACGCGCACGGCGCCGATGGGGCCGTGCCAGGGCATGGCGGAGAGCGCCGTCGCCAGCGAGGCACCGTTCAGGGCGAGGAGGTCGGTGTCGTTCTCCTGGTCGGCGGAGAGCACGGTCGCGATGATTTGAAGGTCGTGGCGGATGTAGTCGTCGAACAGCGGCCTGATGGGGCGGTCGATAAGCCGCGCGGTCACGACCTCCTTCTCGTACGGCCGGCCCTCCCGTTTAAAGAAGCCGCCCGGGATTTTACCCGCGGCGTAGGTTTTTTCGCGGTACTCGACCATAAGGGGAAGGTAATCCATCCCCGGCCGCGGTTCTTCGGTGTGGCAGAAAGTCGCGAGGACGACGGAGCCGCCGCAAGTTACGGTGCACGCGCCGTCGGCCAGTTTGGCGACTTTGCCGGTCTCGAACTGTAGGGTTTTGCCGCCTACTTCGAGCTCGAATCCTGATGTCATATCTCTGTTTACCTCAACTTACTCTTGTAAGGATTAAAAAATCGAAAGGTGGATGTACCGGCCGGGGCGTTCGCGAACGTCCCTTATAAGGCTCTTGGCCTCGCCGGTCGTCTCCACCAGATCGTTGTAAAATTGGTCGTCTTTGAGGAGCTTGCCGGCCGAGCCCTCGCCTTGCTCCAACCCCTCGGCGACGCCGCGCAGCGACGTCGCGGTGTAACGCAGGTCCCCCGACATCGCCGACAGGTTATCCAGCGTGACGTCGAAGTTGCCTTCGTTGCGGGCTACCATGCCGTCCAGGCGGTAACTCATGGCCCGGAGGTTGTCGAGCGTGACGTTGATGTCGTCGCGGCTCTCGTCCAGGATGTAAGCCAGGTCGGAGGACATCACCTCGACGTTGGCGACCGTCTCTTTGAACGATTTCACCGTGGGCTCGTCCAGCATTTCGTTTATGGAGCCCAGGCTGTCCTGGACCATCTTGAACATGGCGTCCATACCGATGACCTCGGCGCCCTCCACCGTAGCTCCCGGTTTTATTACCTCGGCTTTGGAGGGCCCCGGGTCAATCTCGACGTAGTTGTCGCCCAAAAGGCCTATCATCGTTATCTTGAACCGGTCCTTCTCGTGCAGGATGAGGTCCCGCCGGACGAGCACCGTGACCATAACGCGGCGCTTCCCCTTGTAGTCGACGAAATCTATGTTGTTGACCGAGCCGACTTTCACGCCGCCCATCCGGACCTGGGCCCCCTCGTTGAGGCCCGCGGACGAGTCGAAGATAACGTCGTAGCGATGGCCCCGCTCGAACACGCGGATCTCGCCGACGCCGAAGACGAGGATGGACAACAGCACCAGCGCGGCGAAGACCATAATGCCTACTTTTATCTCGTTGGACATCTTATCCATACTACGCACCGCCTATGACGTCTATGGGCCCTTGCGCACTGCCGTTTATAAATTGCTGCACGTACTCGTCGTGGGACCCCTTTATATCGTCCGGCGCCCCGAGGGCGATTATCTTGCCGCCGTACATCATGGCTATGCGGTCGGCGATTTTGTACGCGCTCGCCATATCGTGCGTGACGACAATACTCGTTACGTCCAATTGCTCGTCCATCTTGATTATGAGGTCGTTGATGACGTCCGCCATTATGGGGTCGAGGCCGGTGGTGGGCTCGTCGTACAGCACGACCTTTGGG contains:
- a CDS encoding glycosyltransferase; this translates as MARLVVAKHRLPYPAVTGTDVVTFNLLRALASRHDVTLVSLIVSDGQRDYAAAFERVGVRLVPVMMPNKKNSFARAFYKLFYTAASWLSASPRDLWYFNPPAFRRAVKEAAAGADLLQCEYWFLYPTAGATRGVRKALLKHDAEFNANRRLLATVKNPFKKFPLFLKYLRRRGYEQAACRKFDDVLCLSPADAALVAPYTRRPPRVVFPVVDLPPADELCQGQNNAALIYFGGTTRPANRQGLEVFLKDIYPRVKAAVPEATFTVRGERPPRGLRRLMAREPSATFKPTAADLAEDLARASVAVVPLWVGSGIKIKILTALAYGLPVVTTPVGAEGIPARDGAEIVVAEGAREFADAVAELLTDAARWRALSAGARRFAERELSPAARDAEIAELYDELARD
- a CDS encoding BamA/TamA family outer membrane protein encodes the protein MRPRPAPRHGPRRGRFAISGPPGRGASAAFCAVALLSTVNPSPARAETNGDGLVRVAEIRTYGNRKTEPGILLHYCEFKVGDALTQAELDRKIERTKRNLLKTQFFARVNVFDLPRSDPGEAVVMLDVAEGSSWHLSASTRQVRLSKENVGGVAVTLGAEFGLERQRLYYEQPWIFGSRLAVGASGFYEGGRQTQIESDEGLTGEWFSHEEAGGEGLIGYEITHRFEAGLGFLGEYLNYYDGRFKEDPWGRFGVEPEAALFAARPFTEWDGRDDDVYPTEGVYAKIVSELSSPTVGDYDYAGVEGDVRGYVFPWREFVWATRVKGGAMSDTTPYIRRISIRGSDGLRNPRSNLTVGTRALLVTGEIRRRLFRSPIFDAWFEGVAFVDAGRTWDPGQPFALAGLSYAFGPAIRVHMRKPFFFDWRAELNLYDRPAFYATAHRAF
- a CDS encoding pitrilysin family protein, whose protein sequence is MTADPQATTVIKKTAASGLRVICEHIPTVRSVAVGVWCRAGVADEPPGLNGISHLIEHMFFKGTTRRTAAQIAAEIDGVGGALDAFTEKENVSFFAHVLYEHLPLALDLLSDILLNATFPPEEFAKEKNVVAEEIRLYEDSPDEKIHDLIIGLVLPGQAIGLPILGSLETLAAVNPEDAAAYRAGTFTADRIVVAAAGFVEPGEFIARAEEYFGAVPGPRGRTGRGPSSPATPRAAYAKDTEQTHFCLGVPALPYGHPDRYVLATLTTVLGGNTSSRLFQKVREERGLAYSVYAYSRGFHETGALVAYAGTSPATALETRDIILAQLRELATKGIDAEELKRTREYLKGTLMLSLESTAARMGRNVRHEVYMGRHVSLEETLAGVDAVTAANVHRLAREILSREPAMVAIGPNADAIVNS
- the pnp gene encoding polyribonucleotide nucleotidyltransferase, which translates into the protein MTSGFELEVGGKTLQFETGKVAKLADGACTVTCGGSVVLATFCHTEEPRPGMDYLPLMVEYREKTYAAGKIPGGFFKREGRPYEKEVVTARLIDRPIRPLFDDYIRHDLQIIATVLSADQENDTDLLALNGASLATALSAMPWHGPIGAVRVAQVDGRYVVNPTIAETEASVLNLVVVATTDKIIMLAGSAAEVAEDELLGAVDAGFAAARKVADAIRDFTAHVPKISIPPPERDEAFEREVKDFFSGQLKPLIEAQEKGARHLARNALLEQAYAKLIGANGGEEEGARQVLIEKILGELEEAEVRRMVLEEGVRQDGRAFDELRPIDVEVSVLPRAHGSAIFTRGQTQALVATTLGTVSDEQRIEDLLGERTKAFMFHYNFPPFSVGEVRPIRGTGRREIGHGQLAESALRRLLPSEDEFPYTVRVVSDILESNGSSSMASVCGASLSLMDAGVPLKKAVAGISIGLIAGEGRYVLLTDIQGLEDYYGDMDFKAAGTRDGVTALQLDMKVWGLPLEVVREALARARDTRLAILEQMDAVLAKPRPELSPYAPRILITYIDIEKIGTVIGPGGKMVRRIIADTGVEIDIEDDGKVTIASPDEEAARRAMETVKSLATDPEIGAVFKGKVTRLMKFGAFVEILPGVEGMIHISDLDHKRVNRVEDAVRVGDEVEVKVIQIDEMGRVNLSRKACLPGGDERSSRESRPPRRRDDRRPSGDDRHKKDRR
- a CDS encoding MlaD family protein, giving the protein MDKMSNEIKVGIMVFAALVLLSILVFGVGEIRVFERGHRYDVIFDSSAGLNEGAQVRMGGVKVGSVNNIDFVDYKGKRRVMVTVLVRRDLILHEKDRFKITMIGLLGDNYVEIDPGPSKAEVIKPGATVEGAEVIGMDAMFKMVQDSLGSINEMLDEPTVKSFKETVANVEVMSSDLAYILDESRDDINVTLDNLRAMSYRLDGMVARNEGNFDVTLDNLSAMSGDLRYTATSLRGVAEGLEQGEGSAGKLLKDDQFYNDLVETTGEAKSLIRDVRERPGRYIHLSIF